The following proteins are encoded in a genomic region of Diabrotica virgifera virgifera chromosome 1, PGI_DIABVI_V3a:
- the LOC114337225 gene encoding putative leucine-rich repeat-containing protein DDB_G0290503, giving the protein MKSLLFLLLFYYWQISFAQKCSSPEVSRKLSFIYKTVPLYQIQLIECFYTDGNPKNDYYDITKNCVTAARTRIFIDKYGYHHHVDEKESKVSLRTYIADADVSQNVVFLRSGKKCKHDAGFCYDSSEGNNYAVVWAVNSVTKTICSNQLQQIYHGDIDFWTFTEEDRKYLFYSDPLRDQSFSLSLSNTTVCYGKQAWYVEEQGLLVSFTSLLPYVKSTSCLDENLFPPFQSKGDISASIIRDCTVKSYNLNFDSTIDTDYLSDSKNLKIILKFYQQNINNNKDAINKLAKYIQNHIVKESSSNVLSKFDKINSSIQTNLNNINKLFKDINQLKTADKDIYSTIKNLTNNVKQLKIGTRDFNKNNKKLNGRIPFQNNRRKYLNKFKNDVYKKLHDYNTDIRNELDKVKQSSGSNVINTLNPAIQSLNHSNTNCLNKVTILKKDTEQSLQQLQKDLMITQDSLGKNVKKFILANLTNIEMVFSRKLNGLLASANKKCDKSLNDVTAFKNILEDDLAKLEGKLEKCSFVQKTTSDELKRAEQALSTRISSSANDIKELKDSLHNYVNMSLSSPTDNNNNEFSQKLADLKRNLSVRLSNDEYRLSEVETHVQKLMSEKSNSLDTVIQDIKNNVSVLQVIHVELAPIVEAGVLSKIKPLLDSTLITKNVSRDLDVLKEGIAVQFTDSGKKIADLEKEVDSCKRLSGTKLKENEKKIGQVENTLSRTQMTLVDLSEKLNNGVLKQVNKKVTSAFDKSAKCESEVKHLQNEIKKLRNDFEKTVASLRAENKELAKNLEPQDVN; this is encoded by the exons ATGAAATCACTTCTATTTCTTCTGCTTTTCTATTACTGGCAGATTTCCTTCGCCCAAAAGTGCTCGAGCCCGGAAGTATCAAGAAAGCTatcatttatttataaaacagtacCATTATATCAAATTCAACTGATAGAATGTTTCTATACTGACGGCAATCCGAAAAATGATTATTACGATATTACCAAAAACTGCGTTACTGCTGCCAGGACCCGAATATTCATTGATAAATATGGCTACCATCACCATGTTGACGAGAAAGAATCCAAAGTTTCTCTTAGAACGTACATTGCCGATGCTGATGTATCACAGAACGTAGTTTTTCTTAG ATCCGGAAAGAAATGCAAGCATGATGCTGGTTTTTGCTATGACTCTTCTGAAGGAAATAACTACGCCGTAGTCTGGGCAGTCAACTCAGTAACAAAAACCATATGCTCCAATCAACTGCAACAAATTTACCACGGTGATATTGATTTTTGGACCTTTACTGAAGAAGacagaaaatatcttttttacTCTGATCCTCTAAGAGATCAGTCATTTTCGTTAAGCCTATCAAACACAACCGTTTGCTACGGAAAACAAGCTTGGTATGTCGAAGAACAAGGTCTCTTAGTATCATTTACTAGTTTGCTACCTTATGTTAAATCCACATCATGTTTGGACGAAAACCTCTTCCCGCCATTCCAATCTAAAGGAGATATTAGTGCCAGTATTATTAGGGACTGCACTGTGAAATCCTACAACTTAAACTTTGATAGTACGATAGATACCGATTATTTATCAGATTCAAAAAATCTTAAAATCATTctcaaattttatcaacaaaatattaataacAACAAAGATGCCATCAACAAACTGGCAAAATATATACAGAATCACATTGTCAAGGAATCATCttcaaatgtactttcaaaatttgataaaataaaCTCATCaatacaaacaaatttaaataatattaacaaaCTGTTCAAAGATATAAACCAGCTGAAAACTGCAGATAAAGATATTTATTcgacaataaaaaatttaacgaATAATGTTAAACAATTAAAGATAGGCACTAGggactttaataaaaataataaaaaattaaatgggaGAATCCCATTTCAAAATAATAgaagaaaatatttaaacaaatttaaaaatgatgTTTACAAGAAATTGCACGACTATAATACAGATATCAGAAATGAGTTAGATAAAGTTAAGCAATCATCAGGATCAAATGTTATAAACACACTTAATCCAGCGATACAAAGTCTTAACCATAGCAATACAAACTGCTTAAATAAAGTAACTATACTCAAAAAAGACACAGAACAGTCCTTACAACAGTTACAAAAGGACTTGATGATCACTCAAGACTCACTGGGAAAAAATGTCAAGAAGTTTATATTGGCCAATCTAACAAACATTGAAATGGTTTTTAGTAGAAAATTAAACGGTCTTTTAGCATCTGCAAATAAAAAATGCGACAAATCACTGAATGATGTTACCGCCTTTAAGAATATTCTTGAGGACGATCTAGCAAAGCTGGAAGGGAAGCTTGAGAAATGCTCATTTGTTCAAAAGACAACTTCCGATGAACTGAAAAGGGCAGAACAAGCTTTATCCACTAGAATTTCATCTTCAGCAAACGACATTAAGGAATTAAAAGATTCTCTACACAATTACGTAAATATGTCACTTTCTAGTCCaacagataataataataatgagtTTTCTCAGAAACTTGCTGATTTAAAAAGAAACCTGTCAGTCAGATTATCCAATGACGAATATCGTTTAAGCGAAGTAGAGACACATGTACAAAAGCTTATGAGTGAGAAAAGTAATTCGCTTGACACTGTTATCCAGGACATTAAAAATAATGTATCAGTATTGCAAGTTATTCACGTTGAGCTTGCTCCAATCGTGGAAGCAGGCGTTTTGTCCAAAATTAAACCCTTATTAGACTCTACTCTGATAACAAAAAATGTTAGCCGTGACTTAGATGTCTTAAAAGAAGGGATTGCTGTACAATTCACCGATTCTGGTAAAAAAATAGCAGATCTTGAAAAAGAAGTAGATTCCTGCAAAAGGCTTTCTGGAACCAAGTTGaaagaaaatgaaaagaaaaTAGGGCAAGTTGAGAATACTTTATCCAGAACACAAATGACTCTAGTTGATTTATCGGAAAAGTTGAATAATGGTGTTCTCAAACAAGTCAATAAAAAAGTAACATCTGCTTTCGACAAAAGCGCCAAATGCGAATCCGAAGTAAAGCATCTACAGAATGAGATTAAAAAGTTAAGGAATGATTTTGAAAAGACCGTGGCTAGTCTCAGAGCAGAAAATAAAGAATTAGCAAAGAACTTGGAACCACAAGACGTAAATTGA